The Coregonus clupeaformis isolate EN_2021a unplaced genomic scaffold, ASM2061545v1 scaf0319, whole genome shotgun sequence genome has a window encoding:
- the LOC123484451 gene encoding cerberus-like: MEEMHNGTRNDATYNGHLPLVSQLTAVASIFKQTSLPGQINDSRQKNAKAFWKSFLLRRRSELLSIIPIRHNEINQQMCRALPTSQRVHHDDCETLVLEDNICFGKCSCPERNTNSEDGDHASCVHCSPVKLTKSVQLKCKNNTQVTKVVTVLEDCQCKLKKGLCSHSRQGPSLFDPILI; this comes from the exons ATGGAAGAGATGCATAATGGTACGCGTAATGATGCCACGTATAATGGACATTTGCCATTGGTTAGCCAACTCACCGCGGTTGCTTCCATCTTCAAACAGACATCCCTTCCAGGCCAGATCAATGACTCTCGTCAAAAGAATGCCAAAGCGTTCTGGAAGAGCTTTTTGCTACGAAGAAGATCTGAGTTATTGTCTATAATACCTATAAGACACAATGAGATCAACCAGCAGATGTGTCGCGCGTTACCAACGTCACAG AGGGTTCATCATGACGACTGCGAGACCCTGGTGCTGGAAGACAACATTTGCTTTGGGAAATGTAGTTGTCCAGAGCGCAATACCAACAGCGAAGACGGAGACCACGCTTCTTGCGTTCACTGCTCACCAGTCAAATTGACCAAGTCTGTGCAGTTGAAATGCAAGAACAACACTCAGGTAACTAAAGTGGTGACGGTGTTGGAGGACTGTCAGTGCAAATTGAAGAAAGGACTGTGCTCCCACAGCCGCCAAGGACCCTCTCTTTTTGATCCAATCTTAATTTGA